aagggcaaccaacagaatgggagaagatatttgcaaatgacataacagataaagggttagtatccaaaatctataaagaacttatcaaactcaacacccgaaaaacaaataatccagggaagaaatgggcaaaagacatgtatagacacttctccaaggaagacatccagatggccaaccgacacatgaaaaaatgctcaacacccactcatcatcagggaaatacaaatcaaaaccaccatgagataccacctcacacctgtcagaatggctaacattaacaactcaggcaacaacagatgttggcgaggatgcagagagagaggatctcttttgcgctgctggtgggaatgcaaacgggtgcagccactctggaaaacagtatggcggttcctcaaaaaactaaaaatagaactaccctatgacccagcaattgcactactaggcatttatccacgggatccaggtgtgctgtttcgaagggacacatgcacccccatatttatagcagcactatcaacaatagccaaagtatggaaagagcccaaatgtccatcgatggatgaatggataaagatgtggtgtgtatatatatatatatatatatatatatacctacacatacatatatgtatgtgtgtatatatatatatatatactatacatacgtatatgtatgtgtaggtatatatatatatatatacacacacacacacacatacatatatatacacacacacacacaatgaaatattactcggcaatcaaaaagaatgaaatcttgccatttgcaactacgtggatggaactggagggtattatgctaagcgaaattagtcaaagaaagacaaatatcgtatgacttcactcatatgaggactttaagacacacaacagatgaacataagggaaaggaagcaaaaataatataaaaaaaggaggggggcaaaaacataagagactcataaatatggagaacaaactgagggctactggaagggttgtgggaggcgagatgggctaaatgggtcaggggcattaaggaatctactctgaaatcattgttgcactatatgctagctaatttggatgtaaattttaagaaattaaaaaaaaacagagaacagcttcataaaatgaagttCGTTCCAGACTGAGTAAATTAAGCTAAGGGACTCATTGTAGTGGCCAAGACTTCCGGAGGACTGCGATGCCATGAGATTGTGTGGGTGAAGCAggaacagtgcctgggacagCGCTCCAAGGACCTGAACAGGCTGTGACTATTATTATTCACTTTTCCTAAAAGTGacccactttttattttgcttagatTCCTTCAACAAGGGAATCTGTATCACTCTAGTAAGTGGGAAACCGGAGTCACTGGCCTTGAAGGCAGGTCACCCTGAAGACGCAGCAATGAAACCAAAACCATCTTAATTCCCAGTGAGCTCAGGCTGCCTACTCGAGGCTGCGTGCTCACTCTGTTGAAAAGGGAAATGAGCAACAATTGCAGGTAAGGCATTAAGATTCAGCACTGAACCCAGATTTTTCCTCAACAATAATCAGGAGGCATTAATCATTCCATGAAATGATTATGTCAGGGTGTCCCTCAATGTCAGCTGATGAAGTGTCCATGCACCCTGTGACCACAGGGTTTTTCAACCTCTATACAATGGACATTTAGgtcaagatacttttttttttttttttttttagtttatttattttgagagagaaagcatgagagagagagagagggagggagggagagtgagggagagtgagagagagagagagagagagagagagagaatcccaaacaggctctgcactgtcagcgcagagcccgatgtggggctcgaactcatgaactgcgagatcatgacctgagccggaaccaagagttggctacttaatcaactgagccacccaggcaccccaggtcaaGACACTTCTTTGCAGGGAAGACAGGGAGGAAACTGTCCTGTGCGTTACAAGAATGTTTGGCAGCACTCCAGGTCTCCACTCACCAGGTGCCTGTCTCAGCCCCATCCCAGGGCGACAACCAAAATGTCTACAAACACTGCCCAGTGTCCCTCGGGGATGACATCGTCCCTGCTTGAGACCGCTAACCTGGAAGGCCACAACGGGGATGATGAGAGAAAGCgacagggatgggggagggccCTGCATAAGATCTGGTGGTCAGGACACTGCTGGCGAGGAGGCGGGGACCGCGCACAGAAGGGTCACCGTCTGAGAGGCTGAAATGTCCACGAACACTCACCAGGCAGACACAACAGCAAGCTGAGGCCCGAGCCAGGTGTGTGCGCAGGAAACCACCAGACGCCCCGCACAGCCAGAGCAGGGGGAGCTCAGGGAGAGCacggaaggggagagaagagctCAGCAGGGCCAAAATGCACTTTCTATTTGTAAACGTTttgttacaaaatatttaatctgTCAAActtctctaattttgtttttgcctcttctCACTGAGACCTGACTCCAGTTCTCCAAAAATCGGCACGTCTTCCCCTAAGCTCTGGGGTCTCAGATCGAATGGCCTCGTGGTGACTAACCTCAAGCAGAGAAACATCTAAGCTGGCGTTTCTCAACTGGGCGCCCTGGATTCTGCAGGCGGGATAATTCTTGAGGGGCCCGTCGTGTCCATCGAAGGAGGTCTCCAGCATCTCCGGACTCTAACCACCAGATGCCAGTTCCACCCACACCCAAGGCGCGACAACCCAGAGTGCCCGCAGACGTTGCCAAATGGCTCCTGGGGGCAAAACTGCCACCCGCCGAGAAGCACTACTCTAACCGCCTCTCTCGTCCCGGCAGACGATCCCGGCCCTGGAAACAAGTGACAACCATGAGGGCACGTGAGCACAGAGAAGCCCCGTCACTGGGATCACCTCGTTTACAACAGTACCTGTCGGTGCTGAAGGCAAAGGCCTCCGGGGGGCCTGACTCCCTCCCTTCCCGGAGAACTTCCCATCACTCCCTGCCCTGCTGGCCCTGCTGAGGACActtgagccaaccaggctcagCCTGTCAGCTCCCCCTCTGGAATGTGAAATGAGGACCTCAGATGGGAGACCAGTCTGTCCCGGGCACTGGGGTGAGAGGTCCAGAGGACCTCGGGCTCAGGTGGCCATTTCCGCCTCAAGGACGCCCCACACAGCCCCGCAGCAGAGTAGGGaagagaaacaacagaaacaggCAAAGACGCAGAGGTGCGGAATCTGGGGGCCACGCCTGGAGACAGAAGGTCCTCTGACAACGAGGTGGCAGGTCCCCCCCTAGGGTGGAGTGGGGAGCACTTACCCAGAGACACCAGAAGTCCACAGTTTTCCAGCATCACCTCCTGGTACAGGGTCTTCTGGGCCGGGTCCAGCTGCCCCCACTCCTCCTGGGTGAAAGTCACGGCCACATCGTCGAAGGTCACAGATACCTGGATGTCAAACAGAGGTAGCAGCGTGTTGGTGTTGGGGTGCTGGATGGGATCGGGCCTCGTCCCTACATCCCTGATAAAGGTACAGAGTGATCAAGGCTCGAATCGCCAAGAACCTCGTGAGCGCCAAGCTCCGTGCTGGGCTCAAGGTGGGGGTGGACACGGCAGTGTAAGGGAGAAGCCTCCTCCACGGGAGCCACCGGAAGGTCACACAAGACAATGGAAGTGACGGGTGGACTGGGAGATGCAGACACCATGGGCCCCAGGACGTCagaggaatgagtgaatgatgaCAATAACAGCATTGGTGACAACGGCAGTACCTGAGCCTCACTGGTCCTGCTCGCTGCCTGCCCCATGCTGAGGGCTTCACATCTTCGTTAAAGTGACTGTAAGtacccagttctttttttttaatgtttatttattgcgggggggggggggggggagtggcaaagagagagagagaatcccaagctggttcccTGTTTAGCGaggagcccaacgctgggctcaattccacgactGTGAGTTCACAGCTgatatcaggagtcagacacttaacctactaagccacccaactgccccacctttttaaaaaaattttttttcaagtcccCAGTTCTTAACTCACCTTGTTTCCACTAATGTGGTCTTGTGACTTAAAAACACTGTATAcatggagggacgcctgggtagctcagtcagttaaagtgtccaacttcagctcaggttatgatctcagagttcgtgagttcaagccccgcgtagggctccgtgctgacagctcagagccgggagcctgctttggattctgtctctttctctctctctctgcccctcccccactagtgctctgtctctcaaaaataaataaatctaaaaaaaaaaagaaacaaaaaacactgcaTATGTAGTTTGCCTTGTTAATGTTACTTCCGTCACCACATTCTACAGTCTTCTGAGACATTCAACACATACAAGACCACCTTTCTGCGTGTGACCAGATCAGACCCACGGATTAAATATAAGTAACACAGCTACTCCACTCTCAGATGGACAGCCCCACCGCTGCGGGTCTGTAATTTAAACGCTCCAAGACCTTGGCTTCTGGTTTCCCATCTGAACCTCCAGTGCCCACATCTCTGTGCTTTCTAGCTTTGCCCACTCCACCAGTGCTCTTGAAGTAATATTTCAATTAAACATCTGGAAAGTCCTAACAGACTAATTGGTTGGTACACAGGAACCCTGCATCATGACTCGGTTCTGGTGCTGGATAAACTCACATCACTGGGAGCACGCTGGGCAGGCAGACACGCACAGAAGGGTTAGCTACGGCCTCCGCATTGATTCCCAGGTGATATATGCGTGAGTTATGAAAACTTTCCGACATGCAATCACGTAACATCGTACCTATCTGGTTGGTGAGAGGCAAATATACGGTTTTTCTGGTCGGTCTGAAgttggaaatgcagaaaaaattAGAGAGCGTCACTTATTAATCACATCCTGGCCATTTAGGGCCGACAGTTACCGAAGTCCTTGTTCAGCTTCCTGGATGGTCACGAGAGCTAGTAATCTGGCTTCCGGCGAGTATGACTTGGAGGGGGCCGGTTTCCCGGGTTGTTTACGATGGATACGGGGTTAGTTCCCTGGGCAGGTGGCTGCAAGTTTGGGTCAAAGTTCTACTTTTACGTACGTTCTGCCACTTGTCCCTCTGTATATTCAGCCTCCCACGTTACAAGGCTGGAGATCGAGTGACAAGCCCTCTCCACTCGTCCTACACAAACACAGCTGCAAACAGAAACCGAGTTCTCCCTCCAATTCCAGCTGCCCAGGAGCCCTCTCCGCAGCAGAGAGGCAGCAACGCCCAAAACATCGTCCACTCACCCGCGCAGGGTCCATCCACGCCGCCGCCATCATGGGACCCCGTGGACAGAGGCGGGTCCCGCGGGCTCGGCCGACCGCCACCTCTTCCCTGTCCTGGGAGGGGTGACCTCGGCTGACTTTCGCACTCCCCGGTCACCGCGCGGCTCACGGCCCGTTCAAATGCGCGGAGGTGAGTCGCaaccctccttctcctctttttggATGAGCTGCACTGGAAGCGGCCACAGAACAGCGACCCCTCCCCACAGCTGGCGTGGACGGAATCGTCGCACACAAATGACGTATGCCTCCAGGAGGCCGGAAGCCCCGCCCCCATGTCAACGAGCCGCAGGAAATGCCCCTGTCCTGTCACTCAGTGGCCCCGGTACTGCCGCGGACACCCCCGTGCACAGCCTTCTGGGCGATGTAGTTTTTGCTCTAAAAACGAGTCCCAGAAGAACGCGTTCCAGAGCCAGTCTTCCTCGTGGTAAAACACTGATTAGGCCCAGATTCCCCTGTCAGGCCCGCCTCTTCACCGTGAACACAACCCAGGGGGGCCGAGGAGAATGGATGCCCGTCACATGCCCCGGGAAATCGAGGCTCCGAAGGCGGGAGCGTCCGCCTGGGGTCAGGGCACGTGTCACCTGTCCGCCTAGGGTCAGGCCCTAGGCTCGGCTCGCGACTTCCCCGTGCGTCTCACCTCCTCGCGATCTTCCTGGAGGGAGCTGGGCACACGAGCGGTAGGAAGAGCGAGCGCCAGGACACGGACGCCGGAAGCCCCCGCCTCCCACGCGGCGCATGCGCACCGTCCGGCCCCTCGCGGGCTCTATTCCAGCATCAGCTGCACGTGCTGCCGGGCCTTGACGCCCGCTGGTGAGCGAGGCTGGGGGAGGTCGGGACTCCGGGGTGGAGCACGGGCGCTGCATCCTGTGTCTGATTGCCGGACTAGGGGTCCTGCGTGGATCTGCATGTTGGGGAGTTGTTAGCGAACGGGGTTATCTCCAGTCTGAAGAGAAGCCTGAGAATAGATGGAGAAAGGAATGGGCAGGGGCGAACCCTGAACAACCCGGCGTTAAATAGGTgcagacaaggggcacctgggtggctctgttggttaaatggccaacttcggctcaggtcacgatctcgaggttcgtgagttcaagccccacatcggggctctgtgccgacagcccagagactagagcctgcttcggattctgtgtctgcctttctctgcccctcccctcgctctatctctgtgtctctctttcaaaaataaacctttaaaaaaaaaaaataggtgcagACAAGAAACCAACAGTCATATTGAGAATCCTCACAACCTTTTTAGAATTCTATTACATAAAGTCTCACAAGTCACCATCagtgacttttgttttcttctcataaCTGTGAGTGTGAGAGAATACGATCTTGTTTCTAATGAGTTCAGAATACATATAGTTATGCAAATGGGAATGTAGTGTGCAGAAAATGCCCTCAAAAGATTTAGTTTTAtggtatattactcagccataaaaaagaatgaaatcttgccacctgCAACAAttcggatggagctagagagtattatcctaggcaaaataagtcagaaaaaaacacaaatactatatgatttaactcatatgtggaatttaagaaacaaaacaaatgattgtgcgggggtggggggagaagaaaactaagaaacagactctgaactatgGAGAACAcacttatggttaccagagggaaggtggggggggggggtttaaaTAAGGGAtcacttgtgataagcaccaggtgttgtatgaagtgttgaatcactgtattgtacacctgaaactaatattacatggtATGTTGACtgggttttaaataaaaactaaaaagaaaaagagatttaattttaaaagtggagAAAAGCATAGTAACAGGATGTTAATGGAATCAAGGATTAAAGTGGAGTTAATTTTCTAGAGGAAGATGTTTTTTATAAAAGGTTGTggaagggtgcttgggtggctcagctggttgagcatcgactcttgattttggcccagatcatggtcccaggatcctgggatcaagccccacatcatgctccatgctgagcaggggATACTGCTTGGgatccctctgcccctttccctctctctgaaacaaaataaataaaaattcatattaaaaaaaaaagggcgggggcacctgagtggttcagttggttgagtgtccaccttcagctcaggtcatgatatcatggttcctgagtttaagccccacatcaggctcactgctgtcagcctgtcagcacagagcctgcttcagatcctctgtcctctcctgctgcccctcgCTGCTTGTGCTGTCCCAAAActaaggaaaaattttttaaaaaatttaaaaaaagatcgtGGAGAAATATGGCTAAATTAGCGTGTGATCCATCATTGGCCATAATAACTTGACCATATTGGAAACAGCATATTTCTCTTCACATGTAGTTGACACAGTTAAATTAAGTGATTTGAGGCTAGAATGTAAGTCAGATATTAAAgttaagatttttatattctctttatcaCGAGGCAGAATGTCTGGAATCAGTGGTGGGGAAAGCTATATAGCTATTGGAAATCCCTGCTGTAAAGCGTGTCAGAGTTTGCATGATTTAGACACATATCACCGGGTAGTCAACGTGGAAGCCCTagtttcctttcctctgcttaTCTTATCTACTTCCCTCAAAATGCACCCGGTGATGTGAATTTGTCTAGCACCAGAACCGAGTAATGTTGCAGGGTTCCTATGTACAAACCAGTTAGTTTATTAGGAATTTCAAGGTGTTTAATTGAAGTATTACTTCAAGAGCACTGATAGAGAGGACAAAGCTAGAAAGCACAGAGATGTGGGCACTGGAGGTGCAGATGAAAAGCCACAAGCCAGTATCTTGGAGCCTTTAAATCATACATctgcagcagggggtgggggctgtccgTCTGAGTAGCCGAGTTCCTTGTATCATGGGTCTGGTCACACATGGAGCCGTGGTCCTACACGTGCAGGACATGTCACATGAGGAGACTGCATAGAATACGGCGAAGGGAGTAACATGAACAAGGCAAGCTCCATACGCAGTGTTTGTAAGTCAGGTGACACAGCGGGGAAAGCGATGCCTGCAAAAATGAGCAAAAACCATGTTTTGAGCTCCCAGCTGTGTCTAGATGCTTATTCTGGGGCAGTCAGCTTACTGTGGATAGAGGGAGTGGCTGACACGTGACAGTGGGACAGAAGGATACAGGGGAAGGTTGGAAGAGCCCTAAATTGCTCCAAGTGGAGGATGTGATTTCAGAAGAGGTGACGGTCCGTCTATTAGGGGTGATTTAGTTGATGCAATCAGAAAATGACACATCACAGAGCTACTGGTGAATCCATTTGAGAATTGAGCGGCAGTTGATGTTCAGTGAGACATGTTATCAGACGGTAGCACGCTCGTGTCAGTATAAAGACGGTGGACCTCTGGGTTGACCCGTGTCCTGTTTTATAGATCCATGCTCCTGAGAAGATGGGAAATAGTAAATTGAGTCTAGAAGCAACTGTGATGGGGGATAGGGTATGCACCAAGGCAGTTATCTGAATGAACATAGGAACTAGTTTTGCCGGTGAGTGGTTGAGTCACCACCCTGGGGACCCGGAGGGACATCATCTTGGGACGCTCTCATGGGAAAGAGTTTCTACAAGAAATAAAGATTCTACCCCATCAGACACCAACTCACAGAACCATAAAGACCTGGTAAAAAAATGACTCAGCTTTTTATTCATTAGTATCTTGCATcttagaagaaacaaaagacagacaAGTTAGTAGAGCCAGGAGAGCTCCCTGGACAAATGCAATGAAACAGGTGCAGACAGGGCTCAAGAATCCATCTGAACAGATGGAGGCAGCACCCTCCGAGAGTGGGCCCGGACCCAGGGGTGCTCCAGGATCTGCGACAAAGGCAGCCGCTCCAAAGGCTGGTATCTGAGAAGCTTGGAGATCAAGTCCCGGGCCCCCAAAGGTATCGACGGAGGAAACCTGATGTCCACCTGATGAGgccagacaagaaaaaagaaaaggatggttAATTTCTGTGCTCCATGTTTTCTGTTCCTTGAGTCCCTTCCAGGCACTCTTCTAGATCTTATTCGACAACCTTTATGTGCAGCCCAGGCTCTGTAGCACCCCGCCCCCACGAATTCCCAGAATGTGACCATCCCACCTTGAGGATACGTCTGTACGTCTCATTATGGGAATGGCTCTCAAAGGGTGGATTCCCCACCAGCAGCTCATAGCAGAGCACTCCAATGCACCACAGATCAACCGTCTCATTATATGTTCTCCTTTCTATCATTTCTGGGGGCAAGTAGTCCAGAGTCCCACACATGGTCTTTCTcctagaggacagcagagaagggAGGCCTGTGTAGAGGCCCCACACAGGGCAACCCTCCTTTTCTAGATTCCAGTGAGATGAGAGATGCTAGAAAGGCCTGAGCAGTCCCCTCCCAAGCCTGGAAGTCTGGGAACACCAAGTTTTAATAAGGATCGAGGTTTAGGGAAGGCAAGTCCTGGGACCCACCAATTCCATACTTTGGAATTACTTATACATTTAGCTCACGATCCAGgatgttttcataatattctgggCATCAATAGAGATTTGGAACAAACTGAAGGTGCATCAACAGAGACCAAGTAAAATTTCCGGAATTATGGAGCAATGATTGTTATTTACATGGAAACTTACTGGGGAAAGTTATATGTTAACAGAGATCAAAAGATACAAGATGTGGTTCAGCCATTCTTTCCATCTACAAatgcacattaaatatatacatatgaaaaaagaCAGTGCTCAAATACAAACCCGGGGTTTTATCCCAGTCTTACACGTGCAATGGGTTAAATTGGATCATTCCTTACTGGCACCCAGGGCCCTTGCCACCACCAGGTGACCTACCTCAGAGATGGGGTGTGCACAGACCAGCCAAAGTCTGCAATCTTCACCTCACCCCTGAACCCCAGCAGCAGATTCTCCGGCTTGATATCCCTGTGAATCACCTTTTTCTCATGGCAGTATGTCAGAGCATCTGCTAATTCCTCCATTATCTGAGTGAGCAAAGAAAAAGCAGTCTGGAAATGAAGCCAGCCAGTTTTCCGTGTGAGATAAAATACTCCTCATACGTTTTTATCATTGtagtggaatcttttttttttttttttttaatttgagagagagagcacacaagcaggagagaggcagagaaaaaggagagaatcccaagcaggctctgtactgtcagtgcagagcccgatgcagggctccaactcacaaacggagagatcatgatctgagccgaaaccaagagtaggacgcttaactgactgagctacccaggcgcccctgtagtggACTCTTTTATGTCCTAGTTACCAACCCCATTACTTCCTTAATGGCACAATTAATTACTGGTGGGGAGGAATTCCTCTCCCCATTTTATGTGGTCTTGAAGGAGGGGTGCTAAAGTGGACGGAGCCTCTCTTTTGCCCTAGCACAGCAAGGAGCTGGACCAGGGCCCATGCTGAGCCAACCAGAGGATCGCCCACAGGACTGGAGTCCTGaagaaatgatacaaaaatagGAGGAAAATTGGAAGATCACTCATTCTGACAGCAAGCTGACCCAGCCCTTCCTGCTGGGATAACTGAGGCTCTGATTCCCCATCTGAGGCTCTGTAGAAATCTCTTGCTTTCTATTTCTAAGCCAGTTCTACTCATAGGCTTTCAACATGCTTCTTCACATAAGGTAGTGGAGATTCTGTTGCTTACAACCAAAGAATCCAAATTCATACACACTAATTATTAATATTCTGGGTAACTAGGGTATCAAAATGTGAAGCTATAGGATGTACGTGTCACTACATAAAAGGTAACAGAAttcagatataaagaaaaaaaaaaaaaagaagctggacACTAATGATAGCCACAAGCAGTGATCCCCACCAGCCCAGAGTAAACTCACAGGCCCAAAGCCGCCAGCCCTCCCACCTCACCGTGGCTGCGTGCTGTTCATCCAAAGTGTTGCTCTTTTGCAGCTCCTTGTAGAGCTCACCCCTTGGAGCATATTCCAGAATCAGGTACACCCGGCGTGCATCATGGAAGTAGTTGTATAGGCGTaggatattggggtgcctggagaaaagatggaggaagggtcAGACTCATGAGACCCAACTCCCGATGCTACTAAAAGTGGTCGGACAAAGGACAAATTGCGCTGGGACCAGAATAATGGTCCGATACTGGAGTGTGTGAGGGGAGAGCAAGAGGAGGCATCAGGATTTGGGGGTCTGAGACAGGGAGGAGGTCTACACGGTGTAAGCGGAGTGAACTGCAGAAAAAATCTTCAAGGTGGACTCAAGGTGGCCTGTTGGAGGGTCATTTGGGGGTTGTGCTGGGTTCAGATGCCAGAGACGGAAGAGGAAacagatgaagaggaagaagctGGCGCTGGATTCTCCTGCAGCCCGTCCTTACTGTAGATGCGCCTGGATCTCAATTTCCCGGCGCAGCTGGTGCTCCAGTCCTTCCTTTTCTATCTGGGACTTGAAGATGACTTTCAGCGCCACAAGGAAATGGCTTTCCTTGAGCCGAGCCAGGTACACGTTCCCAAATTTTCCCTTGCCCAGAGGACGCCCGATTTCAAAGTCCTCAATCGTGAGGCGCCGCCTGAAAGTGAGAACAGAGCCtcagtttggggaagaaaatggCGGGCAGTGACGGACTCGAACCTCCTTCACCTCTCGCCTCCCGCCCCCGTGCCCCTTCCCCTTGTCAAGGGCGCAGCCAGGCTGTTCGGTTGGCCCACGAGCCAACACTTCCCACGTGCAGCTGGTCTTCATTTCTCGTCCCGCTCCGCTTCCTTCCAGAGACACTCACACGGGGGGCATGCCGAGCTCCACGAGGCCTGCCGCAGCTTCTtagacagacaggcagaggtCAACACGCGCTTCttgcaccccacccccgcccccagcaactGACACCAGTCCTTCTCCACCTGTTCCCTGGTCTCGGGTCTGCTCCTCTTCTTCATCCGCGGGCTGCACGCTGCCCGACTGCATCGCAGCGTTTGGGTGGCTCCCCAGGAGACGGCACGGCGGCGACAGGACGCCTTCCCGAGCCCTTTGGAACTGTCCTCAAAAGGAGTGAGGGTAGGCAACAGCCAGGCTGAGGCGCTTCGGACGCCGACGGCCCCCCACGAACCCTCAGCGCAGCGCGCGGAGCTACACCTCCGGAGATCAAGGAACTCCCGGGAAGCCAGCGCTGGGGCCTTTATGTCTGCGCCCCTTCGTTGGCTGAGCCACAGTTCCTGACCGGCTCCCACTGGTTGGATCTTCTGGGCGCGCAGGCAGCGTGTCcaatagaaaagacagaaatgggAGCTTCCGCCCACGCTGAGCCAATGAGGTGGCAGGGCGCGGAGACCCGGGCGCTGCGGCGGGGCAGACTCAGGGGGGCCCCCGTGAGCTGGGGGAACCTGGGGGAATGGGAGGCGAAGCAAAGGGTCTCGGTGAACCAATTCCTACGTGAGTCTCCGAGAGTGCGCGAATGCATTAATGAACTGACACCGTGTGCGTGTAAATGATGAGACACCAACCACAGAAagctgcggggggtgggggtggctctAAGGTCGGCAAACTCCCAAGCTACGTGCGCACCAAACCGGCCCCCGCTGGGAGGTCGTGTCCCGTTCAGGCCACTCCCCAGGGGCGTCCTCCATCTTGCTTCTCGAagtttctgcctctgtcctcGGGTGTCCTGCAGCCCCTgctctccccactccaccccacagCCCTTGGAGC
This genomic interval from Panthera leo isolate Ple1 chromosome E2, P.leo_Ple1_pat1.1, whole genome shotgun sequence contains the following:
- the AURKC gene encoding aurora kinase C isoform X2, whose protein sequence is MQSGSVQPADEEEEQTRDQGTAAAGLVELGMPPVRRLTIEDFEIGRPLGKGKFGNVYLARLKESHFLVALKVIFKSQIEKEGLEHQLRREIEIQAHLQHPNILRLYNYFHDARRVYLILEYAPRGELYKELQKSNTLDEQHAATIMEELADALTYCHEKKVIHRDIKPENLLLGFRGEVKIADFGWSVHTPSLRRKTMCGTLDYLPPEMIERRTYNETVDLWCIGVLCYELLVGNPPFESHSHNETYRRILKVDIRFPPSIPLGARDLISKLLRYQPLERLPLSQILEHPWVRAHSRRVLPPSVQMDS
- the AURKC gene encoding aurora kinase C isoform X1 yields the protein MQSGSVQPADEEEEQTRDQGTEAAAGLVELGMPPVRRLTIEDFEIGRPLGKGKFGNVYLARLKESHFLVALKVIFKSQIEKEGLEHQLRREIEIQAHLQHPNILRLYNYFHDARRVYLILEYAPRGELYKELQKSNTLDEQHAATIMEELADALTYCHEKKVIHRDIKPENLLLGFRGEVKIADFGWSVHTPSLRRKTMCGTLDYLPPEMIERRTYNETVDLWCIGVLCYELLVGNPPFESHSHNETYRRILKVDIRFPPSIPLGARDLISKLLRYQPLERLPLSQILEHPWVRAHSRRVLPPSVQMDS
- the AURKC gene encoding aurora kinase C isoform X3 → MKTSCTWRRLTIEDFEIGRPLGKGKFGNVYLARLKESHFLVALKVIFKSQIEKEGLEHQLRREIEIQAHLQHPNILRLYNYFHDARRVYLILEYAPRGELYKELQKSNTLDEQHAATIMEELADALTYCHEKKVIHRDIKPENLLLGFRGEVKIADFGWSVHTPSLRRKTMCGTLDYLPPEMIERRTYNETVDLWCIGVLCYELLVGNPPFESHSHNETYRRILKVDIRFPPSIPLGARDLISKLLRYQPLERLPLSQILEHPWVRAHSRRVLPPSVQMDS